One Ostrea edulis chromosome 2, xbOstEdul1.1, whole genome shotgun sequence genomic region harbors:
- the LOC125672628 gene encoding uncharacterized protein LOC125672628, producing MIDFEVAARNAVKDNFPNTTIRGCFFHYTQCIWRKVQNCGLTTEFRENEDFHRLVRRAAVLPLVPDHRVEDVWFQALEDNDDNTDAIMRFKDYVTETWVEGHLHLWNHFDHDGPRTTNAVEEWHHKFNRMCRRAHPNIFVFVEMQKKEQAANEAKIIQITAGGVVCPKKRKYRQLDSRLQRLKDRMRQGQMDIVAYADAASHLIHFE from the coding sequence TCCAAACACAACCATTCGCGGATGCTTTTTCCACTACACTCAGTGCATTTGGAGGAAAGTTCAAAACTGTGGCCTAACAACTGAGTTTAGAGAGAATGAGGACTTCCATCGCCTTGTGAGAAGAGCTGCCGTCCTCCCCCTGGTTCCAGATCACCGTGTTGAAGATGTGTGGTTCCAGGCCTTAGAGGATAATGATGACAATACCGATGCCATTATGCGATTCAAGGATTATGTGACAGAGACGTGGGTTGAGGGACATCTTCATCTTTGGAACCACTTTGATCATGACGGTCCAAGAACCACCAACGCAGTTGAGGAATGGCACCACAAGTTTAACAGAATGTGCAGACGTGCCCACCCAAATATCTTTGTGTTCGTAGAGATGCAAAAAAAGGAACAAGCTGCAAATGAGGCAAAGATCATTCAGATTACAGCAGGAGGTGTCGTATGTCCCAAAAAGAGGAAATACCGCCAGTTGGATTCTCGTCTACAGCGTCTCAAGGACAGGATGCGTCAAGGTCAAATGGACATAGTAGCATATGCGGATGCAGCTTCCCATCTAATTCATTTCGAGTGA